CCTCTGCATCGTCCGTCATTTCAAATACGGAAGAGAAACACAATTTTTCTTCATTTGGCCGTAGCGAACAAACATTATTTGATAAAACTTCCGGAAGCATAGGAACCACTCTGTCGACAAGGTAAACAGAGGTGGCGCGTGAAATCGCTTCTTTATCAATCATCGATTCCGGTTTTACGTAATGACTCACATCGGCAATGTGAACGCCAATTTCCCAATTACCATTTTTTAATTTCTGAATGGAAAGTGCATCATCAAAATCTTTTGCATCAACAGGGTCGATTGTAAAGGTGGTAATTTCTCTGAAATCGCGTCTTTTGGAAATTTCTTCTTCGGTAATTTTAATCGGAATAAGGTCTGCTGCGCGCTCCACATCTTTGGGGAATTCATAAGGAAGCCCGAATTCAGCTAAAATAGCATGCATTTCGGTATTGTTTTCTCCTACATCACCTAAAACGGTTTTAATTTCGCCAATGGGATTAACCCCATTTTTCGGCCATTCCACAATTTTGGCAATAGCTTTTTGTCCATCTTTTGCTCCATTCAGCTTTTCAATCGGAATGTAAATGTCAACATGCACTTTTATATTGCTTGGGACAAGGAATGCGAATTTTGGTGAAACTTGGACTGTTCCCACAAATTCCGTTTTATTCCGCTCAATCACCTCCACAATTTCTCCTTCCTGTTTTCCTTTTCCTTGTGGGAAAATGCGCACCTTCACGATGTCACCATGCATGGCATTGAGTGTTTTTTTAGGAGCAATAATTACATCTTTTTCGGTTTCGTCCGATACAATGTATGCATTTCCGGAAGAGGTCATGTCAACACGGCCAGTAATAAAGAGTTCTACTCGTTTAATTTTGAATTTGCCACGCTCAGGCTCCACAACAGAACCATTGTTTTTTAATTCTTCCAGGATGACATTGATAATCTGGCGCTGACCAAAGTCGGTCACGTTCAATTCTGCAGCTATCTGCTTGTAGTTCAGCGCTTTATTTTTATTTGCGGATAATACTTTTAGTATTTCTTCGAAAAAAAAGCTCTTTTTCTTTCCCTCTGTTTTGCTTTTAAACTTCTTTGCCATACCCCAAATGTGCTATGGATTTATGGATAAAGAAAGATTTGTTGATAAAAACTAAAAAAAACTTTATTCGTGCAACCAAATAATGCAACTTTGCATCTATACAACAGAAATCGATTATGACTGATGAGCAAATAGTAAAAGGGTGCATCGATAAAAATGCAATTGCTCAGAAAAATTTGTACGAAAAATTTTCTCGCAAGATGATGGGGGTTTGCCTCAGATATTGCGATAGTACAGAGGAAGCAGAGGATGTGGTGCAAAATGGATTCATTAGCATCTTCGAAAATATTGAGTCCTTTAAAGGGACGGGTTCTTTAGAAGGTTGGGTTAGAAAGATAATGGTAAACACTGCGCTTACTAATATCCGTAAAAACAAAAAATTAAAACAAAACATTGAGTTGGACAGCGTAGAGTTTATGCTTCCTTCCAATATACATCAGAACGATAGCTTTGCGGCAAAGGATTTGTTAAAGATTATACAAACGCTACCGGTCGGATTTAAAACAGTTTTTAACCTTTATGCCATTGAGGGTTATTCACATAAAGAAATAGGAGAAATGCTGAACATTTCAGAGGGAACTTCTAAATCACAATATTCAAGGGCAAAAGCACATTTACAGAAAATCATTCCCATAGATAAGGAGTAATTATGAAGAAAGACAATTTTGAAGATTTATTTAAAGATTCTTTCGAGAACTTTGAAGCAGACGTTAATCCTAGTGTTTGGAAAAACGTACAAACTGCCCTAAAAGGGGTTGGCTTGGGCTTGTTGGGCAAAATGCTCATGAATAAGCTTGGCTCAAGTGCCGTTATTTCAATTGTTTCTTCGGCTGCGGCAGTTATTGCTACCGTATTTGTAATGAATGGAACAAAAACGGAAACGAAAAAACAAACACCTAAAGAAACAGTTGTACCAAACATTGTAGCTGAAAAACCAACGGTCGAAGAAATCAAAACCTTTTTAGCTCCCGAAAACAGTGTTGCTAAAACAGATGTTAAACCGGAATCGCAAACAGAAGCGCAACCGGAAACAACACCAAAGTCGAACGAAACATCAACAATTAAAAAAGATAAAAAAGCAATTGAGGCGCTATTATCAAACGATCGTATCGCATCAATTTCTTCAAGCTGTGTTGGTGGAGCGGTTCCATTAATTATTAATCTTTCAAATATTGGAAGCGGAAAAATCAATAAATGGACATTTAACGATGGTAGTAAACCGATGACAGGTGCTAATCCAGTTAAGTTTTTCGATGAACCGGGAATTTACACCATTACACTTACCTCTACAAATTCGGAAGGAAAAGTAGCAATAGACAGTATTAAAGTAGAAGCGTTCAGCAACTCTTCTTTAGCACCAAACCAAGCAGAGTTTTCTCCTAATGGTGACGGAGTGAATGATTTCTTTGCTTTTACAAGTAAAAACATTGTTAATATGAATGCAACGATTTACGATAAAAGTGGAAATGTTGTTTATGAATACAAAGGGATTGATGGTAAGTGGGACGGAACGAAGAAAAACGGAGAAAAAGCAAAAGATGGTATTTATTTGTATGTGATTGCAGCGGATGGTGCAGATGGAAAAAAATACAAACAAGAAGGAAAAATTAAATTAACGAGATAATAAAAATTGGGGCATCGGGAAGAACTTAATGGAGCTTGGTCCAACGTCAAGCAAAAATAAGTTCAAAAATATTAATCCTGTTTTTAGCTCTACCACCACTACATACACGATTTTTGTTTCCGGTGTCTCCAATTTTTTAGTTCTATTTTTGAAACCTGTTGCTACTCCAATAGGTATTTAAACAAAAAGGTATCAATGACCAAGTGAGGTTTTGATACCGTTTTTGTTTTTTGCTATATTTGCTTTTTAAATATTAAATTCATCCTCTCAATGAATTGGATGAAAGTGGATCACCAATTTCTTAAAAAGAAAAACATGAATAAAAAAATTACACTCTTTTTTCTGATTTCATTTGCAATCTTGTTTTCAAACAAAGTAAATGCTTCTCATATTGCCGGAGGCGATTTGAGTTATACGTGCTTGGGTGGAAATCAATATCAGCTGAACTTAAATCTATTCGTAGATTGTTTGGGGTTTGATCCAGGTGCAAGTCAAACCATTTCGTTTACCAGTACATGTGGCGGAACAGCTACAGCTACCGTTAACGTTACCAATCCAGGCGGAACAGAAATCTCTCAGTTGTGTCCTTCTCAAATAGGAAACAGTACGTGCAGTGGTGGAACCTTACCAGGAATGTGGTTGTTTAACTTTACAGGCGTAGTAACATTAGCGCCTCCATGCGATACATGGACCATGAGTTGGGAAGTTTGTTGTAGAAATGGAGCCATTGTTAATCTTGTTACTCCAGCCAGTTTAGGTTCTTATATTGAAGCAACAATAAACAGCGCAACCGACTCTTGTAATAACTCTCCTTATTTTACGTCTCAACCCATCCCTTATGTTTGTCAAGGACAGTTGGTTAACTACAACTATGGTGTGGTAGAAGCAGATGGTGACTCATTGCACTTTTCATTAATCAATGCTATGGGAGCAGGAGGTACATTGTTGACTTATACAGCAGGATACTCTGCAACATCTCCAATCCCAGGAATCACAATCGACCCATTAACAGGTCAATTAACTTTTACGCCCATGACACTCGGAAATTTTGTGGTGGTGGTGCTCGTGGAAGAGTTCGATGCTGCCGGAAACCTCATTGGCACAGTGATGCGAGATATTCAGTTTATTGTTCAAACGTGCTCGAACATTGTTCCCGATCCCGCCCCTACTGCCGGGGCAATTACCGGAATGACTGGAACAGCGGTGTTGGCAGGTCCTTACGAAATCGAAATGTGTGAAGGTGCTAACTTCAACTTTACTGCAACATACACCGATGCGAATCCGGGAGATTCACTTTCTATTGTTACCAATCTGTTGTCTGTTTTACCTGGTGCAACCATTACTGTTACCGGAGTAAATCCACTTACCGTTTCAATTAGCTGGACCGCTCCTGGAGGAAGTGCGGGAACCAATACAAACTTTAGTGTTACGGTGAATGATGGGGCTTGTCCGATTATGGGGCAACAAACCTTCGTGTATGATGTAAATGTAAACCCGCGTACACTTGGTGGACCGGATCAAATCATCTGTGGAACACAAACAGCAACTTTGGCCGGAACTGGTGGAAACGTTTTTACTTGGAGTGTTTTAAGTGGTCCACCAATGGTCGTGGGTACAAACTTCTCTTGTAATCCTTGTGATAACCCTGTTGCTTCGCCTGTTTCTACAACTGTATATGAGGTTGTCAGTGATTTGAGCGGAACCTGTGTAAACAGAGATACTGTTACCGTTACTGTTGTGGCAGATTTCAGTTATGTAACAGCGCAAAGTGCAACAACTTCCTGTTTGTTGCAGCCTATCGAATTTGATGCGACAGCAACACCAGGCGGAACATATACCTATTCTTGGTCACCTGCTACATATCTCGATAACACTTCTATTTCAAACCCAACAGCAACCATTACCAGTCCGGGAACATACACTTATTATGTTGAAATTACCAGTCCTTTGGGTTGTACAAAAGTGGATACCGCAACAATTGTAATCAATGCCAGCTATCCTCCGAATCCTGTTTCGTATATTTCTGATTCCGTTGTTTGTGTTGGAGATACCGTGCAATTGGGTGTTACTTTTGGAGCCGGTGTTCCTTCTGTTTGTGGAACAAATCCTGTTGGTTGTTCAGCATCGTTAATGGGACAAGTTGGAACAGGTACTGCAACAAACACCGCAACCACATGGCCAGCACCTTATGCAAATTGGTATACCTCCGGAAAACATCAAATGTTATTCAGAGCATCTGAATTAAACGCTGTAGGAATTACAGGCGGGAAAATTGATCAGCTCGATTTTAACGTAGTTGCCATAAATGGTATTTCGGTATATCACAATTACACAATTAATATGGGTTGTACCAGCTTGAGTGCCCTTACTACTTGGGTTACAGGATTGTCGAATGTTTATACACCAAAAACACATACGGTGAGTGTGGGTTGGAATGCACACAATTTTGATGTGGCTTACGAATGGGATGGAATCTCAAACTTGATTGTTGAAATCTGTTTTAATGAAGGTCCACCATTTCCAAATTATACACAAAGCTGTACATCACCTTACACAACCACTCCATTTGTATCGTGTTTATACAACTTGAGTGACTCATCACCAATGTGTCCGGATTTAGGATTTGCCACAGCAATCAGCAATCGTCCAAACGTACGTTTTCACTATTGTGGAGCGGCTCCGGATTCAACAAATTATACCTATATCTGGGCGCCACCAGCGGGAGTATTCAACACCACCAATCAAACTACAGGTGCTGTTCCTGCTGCAAACACCCAATATTATGTAATTGTAACAGATTCTGTAAGCGGATGTTTTGATACAGCTTATGTGGATGTGATTGCAAACGTAACGACCCTTTCTGTGGATGCTGGTACAGATGTTACTATTTGTCCGGGTGCACCTACAAACTTAAATGCTACCGGTGCATCTCAGTTCGTCTGGACGCCTGCTGCAACACTTTCAAATCCTCTTATTTCGAACCCGGTAGCGAGTCCGTTGGTTACAACAACCTATACGGTTTCAGGTACAAGTCAATGTGCTGCCGGTGCCGGTGTTGATAGTGTTACGGTGATCGTTCCAATCGTTGGCCCTCTCAGTGTTGATGCTGGAGGAAGTCAGGAAGTTTGTGTTGGTTCTCCGTTTGGACTAATTTCAAGCAGCAGTGGTGGTTTTGGAAGCAATACATATTCATGGACCCAACTTTCAGGTTTTGCTGGGGATTCAATTCAAAATTCAAATTCACCATCAGCCTCAGTAACTCCTTCTGCACCGGCAACAAATGTGTATCAGGTTTTAGTGGTAGATGCTTGCGGTAATATAACAGTCGACACGGTTGTGGTGGATGTAATTTTAGATTGCGACTTAAATGTTCCAAACGTATTCACTCCAAATGGAGATGGGAATAACGATTTCTTTTTGATTTCTGCAAACGGAATCAAAACATTCTCTATCTCGATTTATAATCGTTGGGGAACTCGCGTTTTTGAATCCGAAGACATTACCAAGAGCTGGGATGGAGGAGATTCAACAGATGGAACCTACTTCTACATTATTAAAGCTGAATCAATTAATGGAAAACAATTTGATCAAAAGGGATACCTTCAATTATTAGGAAAAAAATAATAAAAAGATTCACATCTCTCTAAAAAACCCTCAAATACCTATTTGAGGGTTTTTTTTCTAACAAATCCTCTATAAAACAGCTGAAAAGAGGGCATTACTAACTATATTTGTAAAGGAAAAATTACTTAGATACATGAAAAAAATTACTACACTTTTTATAGCTTCAGTATTCGGCTTAGCACATGTTGTTGCTCAAACAATAGATGCTTCTCCTGAGACACAAACAATTTGTGCAGGAGGCAGTGCGACACTTACGGCTGTTGTTACTCCCGGAGGTGGAGGCGGAAGCGCACCAACAAATAGCTATGCTGTAAGTTCGATTGGGTATGCACCAGATCCATACAATACTGGAACATTTGTTACACTATCGGATGACTCTCAAACAGGTGCACTTCCTATTGGGTTTACATTCTGTTTTTTTGGAAACAATTATACCAATTTTCACATTGGTTCAAATGGTTGGATTGCTTTTGGACCAACGGCAACTACCTTTACATCAGCTCCAATACCTTCTGTAGCAGCAGCAATACCTAAGAATTGCATCATGGGTCCTTGGCAAGATTGGCACCCGGGCGTTGCCGGTGGCCCTTACATTAACTACCAGACATTAGGAACTGCGCCAAACAGAAGGTTAGTAGTTTCTTGGAACAACTGTCCGATGTTTTCGTGTACTACAACATTGGGTAGATTTCAAATTATCATTTATGAAACGAGTAACATCATTGAAAACCATATTGAAACAAAGCCTGCTTGTTTAGCTTGGGCAGGAGGAACTGCCGTTCAAGGGATTCACAATGCAGCAGGAACCGTTGCGTTTACTGTTCCAGGAAGAAACAGTACCGCTTGGACTGCCTCAAATGAAGGATGGAGATATACACCAAATGGAACCTCATCTTACCAAATCAATTGGTATATTTTACCGGCAAATACATTGATTGGAACAGGATCTCCAATTACCGTTGCACCGCCAACCTCTCCACAGTTTTATTATGCAGAGGTGGTGGATATTAATGCTTGTCCTACCGGATTAGCTCCCAATACAGATACCGTTGTTGTTCTTTCAAACTCAGTAGCAGTAGATGCGGGTGCTTATACGCCAATCTGTGCCGGACAAACAGCAAGTTTAAGTGCAACTTCTGCAACAGCAACTGGATACCTCTGGTCTCCGGCAGGAAGTTTAAGCAGCTCAACCATTTCAAATCCTACAGCAACACCAGGCGCAACAACAACTTATACCGTTTCTGTAGTTGATGCCTTGGGTTGTACAGGCACAGATACGGTTACCGTTGCTTTGGCAAATCCAA
This Bacteroidota bacterium DNA region includes the following protein-coding sequences:
- a CDS encoding sigma-70 family RNA polymerase sigma factor yields the protein MTDEQIVKGCIDKNAIAQKNLYEKFSRKMMGVCLRYCDSTEEAEDVVQNGFISIFENIESFKGTGSLEGWVRKIMVNTALTNIRKNKKLKQNIELDSVEFMLPSNIHQNDSFAAKDLLKIIQTLPVGFKTVFNLYAIEGYSHKEIGEMLNISEGTSKSQYSRAKAHLQKIIPIDKE
- a CDS encoding gliding motility-associated C-terminal domain-containing protein, translating into MKKDNFEDLFKDSFENFEADVNPSVWKNVQTALKGVGLGLLGKMLMNKLGSSAVISIVSSAAAVIATVFVMNGTKTETKKQTPKETVVPNIVAEKPTVEEIKTFLAPENSVAKTDVKPESQTEAQPETTPKSNETSTIKKDKKAIEALLSNDRIASISSSCVGGAVPLIINLSNIGSGKINKWTFNDGSKPMTGANPVKFFDEPGIYTITLTSTNSEGKVAIDSIKVEAFSNSSLAPNQAEFSPNGDGVNDFFAFTSKNIVNMNATIYDKSGNVVYEYKGIDGKWDGTKKNGEKAKDGIYLYVIAADGADGKKYKQEGKIKLTR
- a CDS encoding gliding motility-associated C-terminal domain-containing protein: MNKKITLFFLISFAILFSNKVNASHIAGGDLSYTCLGGNQYQLNLNLFVDCLGFDPGASQTISFTSTCGGTATATVNVTNPGGTEISQLCPSQIGNSTCSGGTLPGMWLFNFTGVVTLAPPCDTWTMSWEVCCRNGAIVNLVTPASLGSYIEATINSATDSCNNSPYFTSQPIPYVCQGQLVNYNYGVVEADGDSLHFSLINAMGAGGTLLTYTAGYSATSPIPGITIDPLTGQLTFTPMTLGNFVVVVLVEEFDAAGNLIGTVMRDIQFIVQTCSNIVPDPAPTAGAITGMTGTAVLAGPYEIEMCEGANFNFTATYTDANPGDSLSIVTNLLSVLPGATITVTGVNPLTVSISWTAPGGSAGTNTNFSVTVNDGACPIMGQQTFVYDVNVNPRTLGGPDQIICGTQTATLAGTGGNVFTWSVLSGPPMVVGTNFSCNPCDNPVASPVSTTVYEVVSDLSGTCVNRDTVTVTVVADFSYVTAQSATTSCLLQPIEFDATATPGGTYTYSWSPATYLDNTSISNPTATITSPGTYTYYVEITSPLGCTKVDTATIVINASYPPNPVSYISDSVVCVGDTVQLGVTFGAGVPSVCGTNPVGCSASLMGQVGTGTATNTATTWPAPYANWYTSGKHQMLFRASELNAVGITGGKIDQLDFNVVAINGISVYHNYTINMGCTSLSALTTWVTGLSNVYTPKTHTVSVGWNAHNFDVAYEWDGISNLIVEICFNEGPPFPNYTQSCTSPYTTTPFVSCLYNLSDSSPMCPDLGFATAISNRPNVRFHYCGAAPDSTNYTYIWAPPAGVFNTTNQTTGAVPAANTQYYVIVTDSVSGCFDTAYVDVIANVTTLSVDAGTDVTICPGAPTNLNATGASQFVWTPAATLSNPLISNPVASPLVTTTYTVSGTSQCAAGAGVDSVTVIVPIVGPLSVDAGGSQEVCVGSPFGLISSSSGGFGSNTYSWTQLSGFAGDSIQNSNSPSASVTPSAPATNVYQVLVVDACGNITVDTVVVDVILDCDLNVPNVFTPNGDGNNDFFLISANGIKTFSISIYNRWGTRVFESEDITKSWDGGDSTDGTYFYIIKAESINGKQFDQKGYLQLLGKK